In one window of Constrictibacter sp. MBR-5 DNA:
- a CDS encoding ABC transporter permease: MTIGTAAHPPLTLAARLARRPRVNAYWILVAPALVLMLVFYLYPLGQVLWISVTEPKPGIDNYGLLFSSASIHKMLITTARICAITTLVTLLLGYVVAYSLVHARPKAQRWIFLGVVLPLWISALVRAFAWVTLLRREGVINGALTGAGIVDQPLSLLWNEFAICVGMVHYMLPYAILPLYANMREIDQRTIAAARGLGAGPFQAFRRVFLPLSLPGIVGAGVLVFILSLGFYITPAILGGGKTLMITEYISTQILDLLRWGPATMLATSLILTVLAMMWMLGRVVDLRKLFGAGG, encoded by the coding sequence ATGACCATCGGCACCGCCGCCCATCCGCCGCTCACCCTCGCCGCGCGCCTCGCCCGGCGGCCGCGGGTCAACGCCTACTGGATCCTCGTCGCACCGGCGCTGGTCCTGATGCTGGTCTTCTACCTCTACCCGCTGGGCCAGGTGCTCTGGATCAGCGTGACCGAGCCGAAGCCCGGCATCGACAATTACGGCCTGCTCTTCAGCAGCGCCTCGATCCACAAGATGCTGATCACGACGGCGCGGATCTGCGCGATCACCACCCTCGTGACCCTGCTCCTCGGTTACGTCGTCGCCTATTCCCTGGTGCATGCGCGCCCGAAGGCGCAGCGCTGGATCTTCCTCGGCGTCGTCCTGCCGCTGTGGATCTCGGCGCTGGTGCGCGCCTTCGCCTGGGTGACGCTGCTGCGCCGCGAGGGCGTGATCAACGGCGCGCTCACCGGCGCCGGCATCGTCGACCAGCCGCTGTCGCTGCTCTGGAACGAGTTCGCGATCTGCGTCGGCATGGTCCACTACATGCTGCCCTACGCGATCCTGCCGCTCTACGCCAACATGCGCGAGATCGACCAGCGCACCATCGCGGCGGCGCGCGGCCTCGGCGCCGGTCCCTTCCAGGCGTTCCGGCGGGTGTTCCTGCCGCTCAGCCTGCCCGGCATCGTCGGCGCCGGCGTCCTGGTCTTCATCCTGTCGCTGGGCTTCTACATCACGCCCGCCATCCTGGGCGGCGGCAAGACGCTGATGATCACCGAATATATCAGCACGCAGATCCTCGACCTGCTGCGCTGGGGTCCGGCGACCATGCTGGCGACCTCCCTGATCCTCACCGTCCTCGCGATGATGTGGATGCTGGGCCGCGTCGTGGACCTGAGGAAACTGTTCGGAGCGGGCGGATGA
- a CDS encoding ABC transporter ATP-binding protein: protein MAELQHSLALDNLSKRYGEVAAVDGVSLSVQRGQFLTLLGPSGSGKTTVLMSIAGFVAPSGGEILLDARPISHLPPERRNFGMVFQGYALFPHMTVAENIAFPLRVRHRPEREIQFRVGEMLELVQLGNLAARTPRQLSGGQQQRVALARALAFEPALLLLDEPLSALDKKLRADLQTELKDLHRRVGLTFIYVTHDQDEALSMSDQVAIMRDGRLAQFGTPEGLYERPRTRFVADFLGKSNFLHGRAVERRDGGFAYECGGVRLVQAQAAGAPAPGEPVTIALRPEKIEVGSDVKPATENLLEGTIADCTYLGTDFRLTIEADGLPPGERRMLVTVPAWRCHLVPEPGRRVFLGWEPEASTLVVED, encoded by the coding sequence ATGGCGGAGCTGCAGCACTCCCTCGCCCTCGACAATCTGTCGAAACGCTACGGTGAGGTGGCGGCGGTCGACGGCGTGTCGCTGTCGGTCCAGCGCGGCCAGTTCCTGACGCTGCTCGGGCCCTCCGGCTCCGGCAAGACCACCGTCCTCATGTCGATCGCCGGCTTCGTCGCGCCCAGCGGCGGCGAGATCCTGCTCGATGCGCGGCCGATCTCGCACCTGCCGCCGGAGCGGCGGAATTTCGGCATGGTGTTCCAGGGCTACGCCCTGTTCCCGCACATGACGGTCGCCGAGAACATCGCCTTCCCGCTCCGCGTCCGGCACCGGCCGGAGCGCGAGATCCAGTTCCGGGTCGGCGAGATGCTCGAGCTGGTCCAGCTCGGCAACCTCGCCGCGCGCACGCCGCGCCAACTGTCCGGTGGCCAGCAGCAGCGTGTGGCGCTGGCCCGCGCGCTGGCCTTCGAGCCGGCGCTGCTGCTCCTCGACGAACCGCTGTCCGCGCTCGACAAGAAGCTGCGCGCCGACCTGCAGACCGAGCTCAAGGACCTGCACCGCCGCGTCGGCCTGACCTTCATCTACGTTACGCACGACCAGGACGAGGCGCTGTCGATGTCGGATCAGGTCGCGATCATGCGCGACGGGCGCCTGGCGCAGTTCGGCACGCCGGAAGGCCTGTACGAGCGGCCGCGCACGCGCTTCGTCGCCGACTTCCTCGGCAAGAGCAACTTCCTGCACGGCCGCGCCGTCGAACGCAGGGACGGCGGCTTCGCCTACGAATGCGGCGGCGTGCGCCTGGTTCAGGCGCAGGCGGCCGGCGCTCCGGCCCCGGGCGAGCCGGTGACCATCGCCCTGCGGCCCGAGAAGATCGAGGTAGGCTCCGACGTGAAGCCGGCGACCGAGAATCTGCTCGAAGGCACCATCGCCGACTGCACCTATCTCGGCACCGACTTCCGCCTGACCATCGAGGCCGACGGCCTGCCGCCCGGCGAGCGCCGCATGCTGGTGACCGTGCCCGCCTGGCGCTGCCACCTGGTGCCGGAGCCCGGCCGGCGCGTCTTCCTCGGCTGGGAGCCGGAGGCGTCCACGCTCGTGGTCGAGGATTGA
- a CDS encoding ABC transporter permease, which translates to MSAYGDGREGRLSRVGAWTIIGFLVLPITIVFPVAFTDKRYLSLPQDHMSLQHFANLFTSEAWLSSIGQSFAIAVAAALLSLVAGTLCAIGCWRIGTRWSEAVRTLMLVPIFVPTIVYALGLYRFWIDLGLLDTYTGVILAHGVTGIPYVVIIVSTSLAGFDPRLEQAARNLGASLAQTLRRVIVPSILPGIVSGGIFAFIHSWDELVIVLFIASRKVFTLPRRIWDGINENLDPTMAAVAAVLILLTTGLLVLNTLLGARREAAGR; encoded by the coding sequence ATGAGCGCCTATGGCGACGGCCGCGAGGGCCGCCTCTCCCGCGTCGGCGCCTGGACCATCATCGGCTTCCTGGTGCTGCCGATCACGATCGTCTTTCCCGTCGCCTTCACCGACAAGCGCTACCTGTCGCTGCCGCAGGACCACATGTCGCTGCAGCATTTCGCCAACCTCTTCACCAGCGAGGCGTGGCTCTCCAGCATCGGGCAGAGCTTCGCGATCGCGGTCGCCGCCGCCCTCCTGTCGCTCGTCGCCGGCACGCTGTGCGCCATCGGCTGCTGGCGCATCGGTACGCGCTGGTCCGAGGCGGTGCGCACGCTGATGCTGGTGCCGATCTTCGTGCCGACCATCGTCTACGCGCTCGGTCTCTACCGCTTCTGGATCGACCTCGGCCTGCTCGACACCTACACCGGCGTCATCCTGGCGCACGGCGTCACCGGCATCCCCTATGTCGTCATCATCGTCTCGACCAGCCTCGCCGGGTTCGACCCGCGCCTCGAGCAGGCGGCGCGCAATCTTGGCGCCAGCCTCGCGCAGACGCTGCGCCGGGTGATCGTGCCCAGCATCCTGCCGGGCATCGTCTCCGGCGGCATTTTCGCCTTCATCCATTCCTGGGACGAGTTGGTGATCGTGCTGTTCATCGCCAGCCGCAAGGTCTTCACCCTGCCGCGCCGCATCTGGGACGGCATCAACGAGAACCTGGATCCGACCATGGCGGCCGTCGCCGCCGTGCTGATCCTGCTCACCACCGGACTGCTCGTTCTCAACACGCTGCTCGGCGCCCGCCGCGAGGCGGCCGGCCGCTGA
- a CDS encoding acyl-CoA dehydrogenase family protein: MDFGLNADQTALRAAAARFARERLAPGYRAREEAGRIDRDLLLEMGALGLIGADMPEELGGLGVDGVTSGLIIEALAVADINVTYVQLLASLCGGIVARHAGSSLARDVVGRVVRGEALIALGLTEPRGGTDAAHLRLKAERDGADWLLSGEKASISMASQADVILVAARSGSEDDGARGVTAFLVEMDAPGISRSAYDDLGTRCVGRGSVWFDGVRVPDAARVGEPGQGFTRVMQGFDYSRALIGLQCLGAARASLDETWPYTVEREAFGRPIAQFQGVTFPLAEAEALVESARLLCYRTLWLRDQGMAHTAEAAMAKWLAPKVSVDAIHQCLLTHGHLGYSRDLPHQQRLRDVMGLEIGDGTAQVAKLIVAREKAGRVAVQYAGR; the protein is encoded by the coding sequence ATGGACTTCGGACTGAACGCCGACCAGACGGCACTGCGCGCGGCGGCGGCGCGCTTCGCGCGGGAGCGGCTGGCGCCGGGCTACAGGGCGCGCGAAGAGGCTGGGCGGATCGATCGCGACCTGCTGCTGGAGATGGGCGCACTCGGCCTGATCGGGGCGGACATGCCGGAGGAACTGGGCGGGCTCGGCGTCGACGGGGTGACCTCGGGCCTGATCATCGAGGCGCTGGCGGTCGCCGACATCAACGTGACCTACGTCCAGCTTCTCGCGTCGCTGTGCGGCGGCATCGTCGCGCGGCATGCGGGGTCGAGCCTCGCGCGCGACGTGGTCGGGCGGGTGGTGCGCGGCGAGGCGCTGATCGCGCTGGGGCTGACCGAGCCGCGCGGCGGGACGGACGCCGCACACCTGCGGCTGAAGGCCGAGCGCGACGGCGCGGACTGGCTGCTGTCGGGCGAGAAGGCGTCGATCTCGATGGCGAGCCAGGCCGACGTGATCCTGGTCGCGGCGCGCAGCGGCAGCGAAGATGACGGCGCGCGCGGCGTCACGGCCTTTCTGGTGGAGATGGACGCGCCCGGCATCAGCCGGTCGGCCTATGACGACCTCGGCACGCGCTGCGTCGGGCGCGGGTCGGTGTGGTTCGACGGCGTGCGCGTGCCGGACGCGGCGCGCGTGGGAGAGCCGGGGCAGGGCTTCACGCGGGTGATGCAGGGCTTCGACTACAGCCGCGCGCTGATCGGCCTGCAGTGCCTGGGCGCGGCGCGCGCCTCGCTCGACGAGACCTGGCCCTACACCGTGGAGCGCGAGGCGTTCGGCCGGCCGATCGCCCAGTTCCAGGGCGTCACCTTTCCGCTCGCCGAGGCGGAGGCGCTGGTCGAATCAGCACGGCTGCTCTGCTACCGCACGCTCTGGCTGCGCGACCAGGGCATGGCGCACACGGCGGAGGCGGCGATGGCGAAATGGCTGGCGCCGAAGGTCTCGGTTGATGCCATCCACCAGTGCCTGCTGACCCACGGCCATCTGGGATACAGCCGCGACCTGCCGCACCAGCAGCGCCTGCGCGACGTGATGGGCCTGGAGATCGGCGACGGCACGGCGCAGGTGGCCAAGCTGATCGTGGCACGCGAGAAGGCGGGGCGGGTGGCGGTGCAGTATGCGGGGCGGTGA
- a CDS encoding 2OG-Fe(II) oxygenase family protein produces the protein MPDDEVLHDLPQAPEIAVETGNYMAHCDAYMAHCDTGGFTMLQQDDTGGLEVMTPKGEWVVVPPVENSFVVNIADTMKLWTNHRFASTLHRVVNRYGKERFSVGFFTNPDDDAEITPIPTCVRPDDPPRFESMKTGDAMLYLYGRIWPSKAGGAEAA, from the coding sequence ATGCCCGACGACGAGGTTCTGCACGATCTCCCGCAGGCGCCGGAGATCGCGGTGGAGACCGGCAATTACATGGCGCACTGCGACGCCTACATGGCGCACTGCGACACCGGCGGCTTCACCATGCTGCAGCAGGACGATACCGGCGGGCTGGAGGTGATGACGCCGAAGGGCGAGTGGGTCGTCGTCCCGCCGGTCGAGAACAGCTTCGTCGTCAACATCGCCGACACGATGAAGCTCTGGACCAACCACCGCTTCGCCTCGACCCTGCACCGCGTCGTCAACCGCTACGGCAAGGAGCGCTTCTCGGTCGGCTTCTTCACCAACCCCGACGACGACGCCGAGATCACCCCCATCCCCACCTGCGTCCGCCCCGACGACCCGCCGCGTTTCGAGAGCATGAAGACCGGCGACGCGATGCTCTACCTCTACGGCCGCATCTGGCCCAGCAAGGCCGGCGGCGCCGAAGCGGCCTGA
- a CDS encoding helix-turn-helix domain-containing protein — MERHDRLLIGALAKATGTKVVTIRYYEQIGLLAPPVRTAGNYRAYDRTHLRRLGFIRRCRGLGFTLDQIRTMLDLAGRHGHDCAEVDRIALEHLDEVEAKIADLQRLAGELRRLSSQCQGGVIGECGIIEALSPDLQATRDDGRSLQGLPNA, encoded by the coding sequence ATGGAACGGCACGACAGGCTGCTGATCGGCGCGCTGGCCAAGGCGACCGGTACCAAGGTCGTCACAATCCGCTATTACGAGCAGATCGGCCTGCTCGCCCCGCCCGTCCGCACGGCTGGCAACTACCGCGCGTACGATCGGACGCATCTGCGGCGCCTGGGATTCATCCGGCGCTGCCGCGGGCTCGGGTTCACGCTGGACCAGATCCGCACGATGCTGGACCTCGCCGGCCGGCACGGCCACGACTGCGCCGAGGTCGACCGGATCGCCCTGGAGCATCTGGACGAGGTCGAGGCGAAAATCGCCGACCTGCAGAGGCTCGCCGGCGAACTGCGCCGGCTCAGCAGCCAGTGCCAGGGCGGCGTGATCGGCGAATGCGGGATCATCGAGGCGCTGTCGCCGGACCTGCAGGCGACGCGCGACGACGGCCGCAGCCTTCAGGGGCTGCCGAACGCGTAG